The proteins below are encoded in one region of Hordeum vulgare subsp. vulgare chromosome 3H, MorexV3_pseudomolecules_assembly, whole genome shotgun sequence:
- the LOC123439761 gene encoding rapid alkalinization factor-like: MAKLLPAAVAFLLALAAAAALAPSSASAFTTTVNGAGELGLGGAAAVVMRRGGRTCRGTVGECMEYFGVDGEGEGEVAAMAGKRRVLQGGSGYIGYDALRRDNVPCSERGASYYNCQPGAEANPYSRGCSAITQCRG; the protein is encoded by the coding sequence ATGGCGAAGCTGCTACCAGCCGCAGTCGCGTTCCTCCTGGCCCTCGCCGCCGCGGCGGCGCTGGCCCCGTCCTCGGCCTCAGCGTTCACGACGACCGTGAACGGCGCCGGAGAGCTTGGCCTTGGCGGCGCAGCGGCCGTGGTGATGCGCCGGGGCGGGCGGACGTGCAGGGGCACGGTGGGCGAGTGCATGGAGTACTTCGGCGTggacggcgagggcgagggcgaggtggCGGCCATGGCCGGCAAGCGGCGGGTGCTGCAGGGCGGGAGCGGGTACATCGGCTACGACGCGCTACGGCGGGACAACGTGCCGTGCTCGGAGCGCGGGGCCTCGTACTACAACTGCCAGCCCGGCGCCGAGGCCAACCCCTACTCCCGCGGATGCAGCGCCATCACCCAGTGCAGGGGCTGA